The following are from one region of the Chloracidobacterium sp. genome:
- a CDS encoding SpoIIE family protein phosphatase, protein MARLIIKNSSGEPEKIELNRLRTTIGRSARSDVCIPDAFASRLHAEVRLEGDGYWLQDLGSANGTRYNGVLVKAGVPLSTGGEIQIGETKITFDGDIKGLPAGATLIADRTEALDPSKTISFQSRRIPTTELLKGQFSSRTELLGLISKVGVALLSASGLDETLNQVASLVFEAVPAERCVIMLRDENAPDEMRIMVARVRGRDETLSEVRVSHSVMDEVLKNGRSVLTADAQQDPRFGTQTMVLQGIRSVLAVPLSVDERNIFGLIYADSPTYETTFSEEHLNILTTLASVASIRVENATLIESRMERERMERELELATEIQQRFQPSAPPQVEGYEFQGISFSCFEIGGDYYDFIGRHDDKMVVALGDVSGKGTAAALLMSSLHAAIHAQISAKSTLDETVRSVNHYLAENTPSNRFVTLFIGELDPASGNLKYINAGHNPPLLGRADGTITLLDSGGLPLGLMSDAQYEGGEITLGPGDVLVVYSDGVSEAVNPMDEEFGMERLTDVIRKNLRASAAGIRDKVESSLSAFTQTAPANDDITLLIVKRN, encoded by the coding sequence ATGGCGCGATTGATCATCAAAAATTCATCCGGCGAGCCCGAAAAGATCGAGCTCAACCGTCTGCGCACGACCATCGGCAGGTCGGCCCGGAGCGATGTCTGTATCCCTGATGCATTTGCCTCCCGTCTTCACGCCGAGGTCAGGCTCGAGGGCGACGGTTACTGGCTGCAGGATCTGGGGTCGGCCAATGGCACACGATACAACGGCGTTTTGGTGAAGGCGGGGGTTCCGCTATCGACCGGCGGTGAGATACAGATCGGCGAGACCAAGATCACGTTCGATGGCGATATCAAGGGCCTTCCCGCGGGTGCGACGCTCATTGCCGACCGGACAGAGGCGCTAGATCCATCAAAGACGATCTCATTTCAGAGCCGACGTATTCCGACGACAGAGCTGCTAAAGGGCCAGTTCTCGTCACGAACCGAGTTGCTTGGCCTGATAAGCAAGGTCGGAGTCGCGCTGCTTTCAGCAAGCGGGCTCGACGAAACGCTGAATCAGGTCGCATCGCTTGTTTTTGAGGCAGTTCCGGCAGAACGATGCGTCATCATGCTGCGTGACGAGAACGCACCCGACGAAATGCGGATAATGGTCGCCCGCGTTCGAGGACGCGACGAGACCTTGAGCGAGGTCCGCGTCAGCCACAGCGTGATGGACGAAGTGCTCAAGAACGGCCGTTCCGTACTTACAGCTGATGCGCAGCAGGATCCGCGCTTTGGAACTCAGACAATGGTGCTGCAGGGAATTCGTTCGGTACTTGCGGTACCGTTGAGCGTCGATGAACGAAATATCTTTGGGTTGATCTATGCTGATTCGCCGACGTATGAGACGACATTTTCCGAAGAGCATCTGAACATTCTGACGACGCTTGCATCGGTGGCTTCGATCCGTGTCGAGAACGCTACCTTGATCGAATCGCGGATGGAACGCGAAAGGATGGAGCGCGAGCTTGAGCTTGCGACCGAAATTCAGCAGCGTTTTCAGCCGTCGGCTCCGCCGCAGGTCGAAGGATACGAGTTTCAGGGGATCTCATTCTCTTGTTTTGAGATCGGCGGCGATTATTACGACTTTATCGGACGGCATGATGACAAGATGGTCGTCGCGCTTGGTGACGTATCGGGTAAAGGAACCGCCGCTGCGTTGTTGATGTCCAGCCTGCACGCCGCGATCCATGCTCAGATCTCCGCCAAGAGCACGCTCGATGAGACCGTGAGGTCGGTCAACCATTACCTTGCAGAGAACACGCCCTCCAACCGTTTTGTCACGCTCTTCATTGGGGAGTTGGATCCCGCGAGCGGGAATCTAAAATATATCAATGCGGGCCACAATCCGCCGCTGCTTGGGCGTGCCGACGGTACGATCACGCTGCTGGATTCAGGCGGGCTTCCGCTTGGCCTGATGTCCGATGCCCAATACGAGGGCGGCGAGATCACCCTTGGGCCGGGCGACGTTCTCGTTGTTTATTCGGATGGCGTGTCGGAAGCTGTCAATCCGATGGACGAAGAGTTTGGCATGGAACGATTGACCGACGTTATCCGCAAGAATCTAAGAGCCTCGGCAGCAGGTATTCGCGATAAGGTCGAATCGTCGCTCTCTGCATTCACACAAACAGCTCCTGCAAACGATGACATCACACTACTTATCGTGAAGCGTAACTAA
- a CDS encoding sigma-70 family RNA polymerase sigma factor: MTSQQPNEITQMLIELTDGNKDVVNQILPHIYDELRRLAGSYLRKERSNHTLQPTALVHEAYMKLIDQRQVKWQNRAHFFGIAAQVMRRILMDHARKHLANKRGGDAEILPIEEEILVVSQDRSAELVALDDALEQLAKIDPQKAKIVELRYFGGLSIEETAEVIGVSVPTVNRQWRMAKAWLYSQVSGD, translated from the coding sequence ATGACCAGCCAACAACCCAACGAGATCACCCAGATGCTCATCGAATTGACCGACGGTAATAAAGACGTCGTCAACCAGATACTGCCGCACATATACGACGAACTTCGGCGGCTGGCGGGAAGCTATCTTCGCAAAGAGCGTTCAAATCACACTCTGCAACCGACAGCCCTCGTCCATGAGGCGTACATGAAACTGATCGATCAACGACAGGTCAAATGGCAGAACCGGGCACACTTCTTTGGCATTGCGGCTCAGGTGATGAGGCGGATATTGATGGATCACGCCCGAAAACATCTGGCAAACAAACGCGGCGGCGATGCTGAGATCTTGCCGATCGAAGAGGAGATCCTTGTAGTTTCGCAGGACAGATCTGCCGAGCTCGTCGCACTTGATGATGCACTCGAACAGTTGGCGAAGATCGACCCGCAAAAGGCGAAGATCGTTGAGCTGCGATATTTCGGTGGGTTGTCGATCGAAGAGACTGCAGAAGTGATCGGCGTCAGCGTTCCGACCGTAAATCGCCAATGGAGAATGGCCAAAGCGTGGTTATATTCGCAGGTCAGCGGCGATTAG
- a CDS encoding DUF4412 domain-containing protein, with protein MKQQFFLFAVIILTLVSFQSAFADVKVRSKQSMAGQTYENTTYIKGKRQRTDAMGGSMVNITQCDLRRAIQMNPSTKTFVVNEFGEIETTGKSPVNTKTNVPVTKGGRIVTTINIKDTGERKQMFGFQARRLIISMDTKSSPDACSKTNSRMETDGWYIDFEQNFDCGQTLDPRNYGAKNGGGCQDKFEMKQTGSGTRGFPVYEKMTMFDESGKEVMSMLTEVVELSRSQLDAALFDVPADYREVFDPSQLYAAAATPQATRGSNLTQPTVSGMQSPVQVTNAAASAPAPPVPAKPAGTTRIGLATVKTGAVGDRITAAELANAVQNTLTVFLKMPNVEVVAIDARLASAREAEAKEKECDFVIDITASHKKGGGGFGKMFGSALGSAIARTGIGHTGSTVGNIAGQVATQALISATSVSSNIKSKDEITLDLDLSRVGGGPALSKQFKVKARSDGDDIISQVVEQAAQSIAASIGR; from the coding sequence ATGAAACAACAGTTCTTTCTGTTCGCGGTCATCATCCTGACGCTTGTGTCGTTCCAGTCAGCATTTGCGGATGTCAAGGTAAGATCCAAGCAGTCAATGGCCGGTCAAACGTATGAAAATACGACCTACATAAAGGGCAAGCGTCAACGCACCGACGCGATGGGCGGCTCGATGGTCAACATAACGCAGTGTGACCTTCGGCGTGCGATCCAGATGAACCCATCAACAAAGACTTTTGTCGTTAATGAGTTCGGCGAGATCGAAACGACCGGTAAATCGCCGGTAAATACCAAAACAAATGTACCGGTCACAAAAGGCGGCCGAATTGTCACGACGATCAACATCAAAGACACCGGCGAGCGAAAGCAGATGTTCGGCTTTCAGGCACGAAGGCTGATCATTTCTATGGATACAAAGTCTTCGCCCGATGCCTGCAGCAAGACGAACAGCAGGATGGAAACCGACGGTTGGTATATCGATTTTGAACAGAATTTCGATTGCGGCCAAACCCTTGATCCGCGAAACTACGGAGCAAAGAACGGCGGCGGATGTCAGGACAAGTTTGAAATGAAGCAGACCGGTAGCGGCACGCGTGGCTTTCCGGTCTACGAAAAGATGACCATGTTCGACGAGAGCGGTAAAGAGGTCATGTCGATGCTCACCGAGGTCGTCGAACTCTCAAGGTCGCAGCTTGACGCGGCGCTTTTCGATGTCCCTGCCGATTATCGGGAAGTTTTCGACCCGTCACAGCTCTATGCGGCGGCGGCAACACCGCAGGCTACAAGAGGCAGCAATCTAACGCAGCCAACGGTCAGCGGTATGCAAAGCCCGGTGCAGGTAACGAATGCTGCAGCTTCTGCTCCTGCTCCTCCGGTTCCGGCGAAACCCGCTGGTACGACACGGATCGGGTTAGCAACCGTAAAGACCGGGGCGGTCGGTGACCGTATTACTGCAGCAGAACTCGCGAATGCGGTGCAAAACACCCTTACGGTGTTCCTCAAAATGCCAAACGTCGAGGTCGTAGCGATCGATGCGAGGCTTGCTTCCGCACGTGAAGCAGAGGCTAAAGAAAAGGAATGCGACTTTGTGATCGATATCACGGCCTCGCATAAGAAAGGCGGCGGAGGATTCGGGAAGATGTTCGGATCAGCCCTCGGTTCGGCGATCGCCAGAACCGGGATCGGTCACACCGGAAGCACGGTCGGCAACATAGCTGGTCAGGTTGCCACCCAGGCTTTGATATCGGCGACGAGCGTTTCTTCAAATATCAAGTCCAAAGACGAGATCACGCTGGACTTGGATCTTAGCCGTGTAGGCGGCGGGCCGGCCCTCTCAAAGCAATTCAAGGTAAAGGCCAGATCCGACGGAGATGACATAATCTCGCAGGTAGTAGAACAGGCCGCACAATCGATCGCCGCCTCGATCGGAAGGTAG
- a CDS encoding SDR family oxidoreductase, whose translation MAKRFVLIGGSYGIGNELASRLASDGNDVSVLSRTAGDLANIAGIDHITFDALTDSIPKFDGPVDGLAYLPGTINLRPFHRLTDTDFQNDLNVSLFGAVSAIRSLLPNLKESDSSSVVLFSTVAVKIGMPFHASVAASKGAIEGLTRSLAAELAPNIRVNCIAPSLTETSLAEKLLNTEQKKELAAERHPMKRVGTVDDIASVAAFLLTGNSSWITGQVIHVDGGMSAIK comes from the coding sequence ATGGCAAAACGTTTCGTATTGATCGGCGGCAGTTATGGTATAGGAAATGAACTTGCTTCGCGGCTGGCTAGCGATGGGAACGACGTCTCGGTTCTAAGCAGAACTGCGGGTGATCTTGCCAACATCGCGGGCATTGACCATATAACATTTGATGCGCTGACAGATTCGATACCGAAGTTTGACGGGCCTGTCGATGGTTTGGCTTATCTGCCGGGAACCATAAATCTCAGGCCCTTTCATCGGCTTACCGACACCGATTTCCAAAATGATCTCAATGTCAGCCTCTTCGGCGCTGTTTCTGCCATTCGTTCATTGCTTCCGAATCTTAAGGAATCCGATTCCTCATCCGTCGTTTTGTTCAGTACGGTCGCGGTCAAGATCGGCATGCCGTTTCATGCTTCGGTCGCCGCGTCAAAAGGAGCGATCGAGGGGCTGACCCGTTCTCTCGCTGCGGAACTTGCACCTAATATAAGGGTCAACTGTATTGCTCCGTCGCTGACCGAAACATCGCTCGCCGAAAAGCTCTTGAATACTGAGCAAAAGAAGGAATTGGCTGCTGAACGGCATCCGATGAAGCGAGTCGGAACCGTCGATGATATTGCTTCTGTCGCTGCTTTCCTGCTGACCGGGAACTCATCGTGGATCACCGGTCAGGTCATTCACGTCGACGGCGGGATGAGCGCGATAAAATGA
- a CDS encoding RDD family protein yields MTSQPISRGSAGRVRAVETIVGFTPEAVRAPFLLRCGAALIDYMLVVVGPVVFLILGRMMGSDGASLLNGELNNVGWITAVLISMANLIVLPAIGGRSIGKMVAGITIVNISGNPPSLKAMVLRQTVGYLLLLASVGLGFLTSLFSSKGRALHDYLFGTVVIFADRSRRMN; encoded by the coding sequence ATGACCTCACAGCCAATCAGCCGCGGAAGCGCAGGACGGGTACGTGCCGTCGAGACTATCGTCGGGTTTACGCCCGAGGCTGTGCGGGCTCCATTCCTATTGCGATGCGGAGCAGCCTTGATCGATTACATGCTTGTGGTCGTCGGGCCGGTCGTATTTCTCATTTTGGGTAGGATGATGGGAAGTGACGGTGCCTCGCTACTGAATGGCGAACTGAACAATGTTGGATGGATCACGGCTGTACTGATCTCGATGGCAAACTTGATCGTCCTGCCGGCGATCGGCGGCCGATCGATCGGGAAGATGGTCGCCGGTATCACGATCGTTAACATTTCAGGCAACCCTCCGTCTTTAAAGGCGATGGTTCTGCGCCAGACGGTTGGCTACCTTTTGCTGCTTGCATCTGTGGGGCTGGGCTTCCTTACCTCATTGTTCAGCAGTAAAGGCAGGGCTCTGCACGATTATTTGTTCGGAACGGTCGTAATATTCGCTGACCGTTCGCGGAGAATGAACTAA